In Methylococcus geothermalis, one genomic interval encodes:
- the lplT gene encoding lysophospholipid transporter LplT — translation MIKGLVPLVIAQFLSAFADNAILFTVIAIVLQGGERGEWYIPALQSVFLVAYVTLAPWVGIWADRLPKPQVLIIANLIKTAGGGLLLAGIEPLIAYSLVGAGAALYSPAKYGILPEIADEDQLVKANGWVEGATIAAILLGTVGGARIADQSIPAALFVICGCFLLSTLVSLTLPGLPARRHDGSPAVQQLVTQSRILLKSQRARLVLLGLAMFWAAAATLRVVLVAWAPAVLHTQTATDIAELTLFTAIGIVIGAALAPSWIPLSAIRRTRYAGYAIALMFGLLAASSEPWPARTALLGIGVAGGFFVVPLNAAIQDIGHRGVGAGITVAIQNFFLNAAMLVAVGLYTAAAARGADPVMVLLVMGAIVLVFVARIAVRLPRNLTDT, via the coding sequence ATGATCAAGGGGCTCGTTCCACTGGTCATCGCCCAGTTCCTCTCCGCCTTCGCGGACAACGCGATCCTGTTCACCGTCATCGCCATCGTGCTGCAGGGAGGAGAACGCGGGGAGTGGTACATCCCGGCGCTGCAGAGCGTTTTCCTGGTCGCCTACGTCACGCTTGCACCCTGGGTCGGCATCTGGGCCGACCGCCTCCCCAAGCCACAGGTGCTGATCATCGCCAATCTCATCAAGACGGCGGGAGGCGGCCTGCTGCTGGCCGGCATCGAACCTCTGATCGCCTATTCGCTGGTCGGTGCCGGGGCTGCGCTGTACAGCCCTGCCAAATACGGCATCCTGCCGGAAATCGCGGACGAGGATCAGCTCGTCAAGGCCAACGGATGGGTGGAGGGCGCCACCATCGCCGCCATTCTGCTCGGGACCGTCGGCGGCGCCAGGATCGCCGACCAGTCGATCCCGGCGGCCCTGTTCGTCATCTGCGGCTGCTTTCTGCTTTCAACCCTGGTCAGCCTGACGCTGCCAGGACTGCCCGCGCGCCGCCACGACGGATCGCCAGCCGTCCAGCAACTGGTCACGCAGAGCAGAATATTGCTGAAGTCGCAACGCGCCCGGCTGGTGCTGCTGGGCCTGGCCATGTTCTGGGCCGCCGCCGCGACCCTGCGCGTCGTTCTGGTCGCCTGGGCGCCCGCGGTACTCCACACCCAGACCGCCACCGATATCGCCGAGCTTACTCTGTTCACCGCCATCGGCATCGTGATCGGCGCCGCCCTGGCGCCGAGCTGGATCCCGCTCTCGGCGATCCGCCGTACCCGCTATGCCGGTTACGCCATCGCGCTCATGTTCGGCCTGCTTGCGGCTTCGTCCGAACCCTGGCCGGCCCGCACCGCCCTGCTCGGTATCGGCGTCGCCGGCGGCTTCTTCGTGGTACCGCTCAATGCCGCCATCCAGGATATAGGCCACCGCGGCGTCGGCGCCGGGATCACCGTGGCGATCCAGAATTTCTTCCTGAACGCCGCCATGCTCGTCGCTGTCGGTCTTTATACCGCCGCTGCCGCTCGTGGCGCCGATCCGGTCATGGTCCTGCTGGTCATGGGCGCCATCGTGCTCGTATTCGTCGCGAGAATAGCCGTCCGGCTTCCCCGAAACCTGACGGATACCTGA
- a CDS encoding gamma-glutamylcyclotransferase family protein, with protein MKMSLFAYGTLQLPGVMAAVAGRSFETVPAWLHDHARYRLRRRSYPGLRRETGAITQGTLFLGLDSCALARLDRFEDAFYTRTEVMVSTAELGRKPAEVYLIPPRNVHLLIDRDWKLDDFIKAHGPAYLRRCRRQFR; from the coding sequence ATGAAAATGTCGCTGTTCGCCTATGGCACCCTGCAGTTGCCGGGCGTGATGGCCGCCGTGGCGGGACGGAGTTTCGAGACCGTGCCGGCCTGGCTCCACGACCATGCGCGCTATCGCCTGCGCCGCCGCAGCTATCCGGGATTGCGGCGTGAAACCGGAGCGATCACTCAAGGCACCTTGTTTCTCGGCCTCGACTCTTGCGCTCTCGCTCGGCTGGACCGGTTCGAGGACGCTTTCTACACACGGACTGAGGTCATGGTTTCAACCGCCGAACTGGGGCGCAAACCGGCCGAAGTCTATCTGATCCCGCCCCGCAACGTGCATCTGCTGATTGACCGCGACTGGAAACTGGATGATTTCATCAAGGCGCACGGCCCGGCCTACCTCCGGCGCTGCCGCCGGCAGTTTCGCTGA
- a CDS encoding AMP-binding protein, whose protein sequence is MIKPIIRLVLKALYRVQVKGIEHYHGAGKRVLIVSNHTSFLDPLLLWAFLPDEITFAINTHIARSWWVKPALHWVRTFPMDPINPMSIKALTHHLRRDLKAVVFPEGRITVTGSLMKIYDGSGMVADKADAVVLPIRIDGAQYSPFSRLKGVVRLRWLPRITINILPSRKISPPPDIHGEERRRHAGLALSDIMSEMIFATGNHHGTLFSALLDARKVHGGKTLVLEDTERKPASYNQLIARALFAGERLERLTEAGETVGLLLPTAIGTVATLLGLQHTGRIPAMLNFSTGVSVLLAACETAAIRTVLTSRRFVEGAKLEDTISQLETKVKVIYLDDVFRDVSALDKLRALAKGRAVDYGYRNRVSADSPAVILFTSGSEGAPKGVALSHANLLSNREQFAARVDFGPQDVILNALPLFHSFGLTTGTLLPLLSGTRIFLYPSPLHYRIIPEVAYDINATILFGTNTFLSGYGKHAHPYDFYSIRYVFAGAEKVQAETRKLWAEKFGIRIMEGYGVTETSPVLTVNTPMHYREGTVGRLMPGIDYALEPVEGIADGGRLHVKGPNVMLGYLQAHAPARIEPPASCFGPGWYDTGDIVSVDEHGFVTIKGRAKRFAKIGGEMISLAVIEELAAKVWPDAQHAVISLPDPRKGEQIVLATNHARAERTPLFERARAEGLGELYLPKQIRILPALPLLGSGKIDYPSLAALLSAENSA, encoded by the coding sequence ATGATCAAGCCGATAATCCGACTCGTACTCAAGGCCCTGTACCGGGTCCAGGTCAAGGGCATCGAACATTATCACGGCGCCGGAAAGCGGGTGCTCATCGTCTCGAACCACACCTCGTTCCTCGATCCCCTGCTGCTCTGGGCCTTTCTCCCAGACGAAATCACCTTTGCGATCAACACCCATATCGCCCGATCCTGGTGGGTCAAACCTGCCTTGCACTGGGTCCGCACCTTCCCGATGGACCCCATCAATCCCATGTCGATCAAGGCCTTGACCCATCACCTGCGCCGGGACCTGAAAGCCGTGGTATTCCCGGAAGGCCGCATCACCGTGACCGGCTCGCTGATGAAGATCTACGACGGGTCCGGCATGGTCGCGGACAAGGCCGACGCCGTGGTGCTGCCGATCCGGATCGACGGTGCCCAGTACTCACCGTTTTCCCGCCTCAAGGGCGTGGTCCGGCTGCGCTGGCTGCCCCGGATCACCATCAACATCCTGCCATCGCGAAAGATCAGCCCACCGCCTGACATCCATGGCGAGGAACGCCGCCGCCATGCCGGTCTCGCGCTGTCGGACATCATGAGCGAGATGATATTCGCCACCGGCAACCACCACGGCACCTTGTTCTCGGCCCTGCTCGATGCCCGCAAGGTGCACGGCGGCAAGACTCTCGTGCTCGAAGACACCGAGCGCAAGCCGGCCAGCTACAACCAGCTGATCGCCCGCGCCCTGTTCGCCGGCGAGCGACTCGAACGCTTGACCGAAGCGGGTGAAACGGTCGGCCTACTGCTGCCCACCGCCATCGGCACGGTGGCGACGCTGCTCGGATTGCAGCACACCGGCCGCATCCCCGCCATGCTCAATTTCAGCACCGGCGTCTCCGTTCTGCTGGCGGCCTGCGAAACCGCGGCGATCCGGACGGTCCTGACCTCCCGGCGCTTCGTCGAGGGAGCAAAACTGGAGGATACCATCAGCCAGCTTGAAACCAAGGTCAAGGTGATCTATCTGGACGACGTCTTCCGGGACGTGTCGGCCCTGGACAAACTGCGGGCGCTGGCGAAAGGACGCGCGGTCGATTACGGCTACCGCAACCGTGTTTCGGCGGATTCGCCGGCCGTGATCCTGTTTACCTCGGGCTCGGAAGGAGCGCCCAAGGGCGTCGCGCTCTCGCACGCCAACCTGCTCTCCAACCGCGAGCAGTTCGCCGCGCGCGTGGACTTCGGGCCGCAGGACGTGATCCTCAACGCCCTGCCCCTGTTCCATTCCTTCGGCCTCACCACCGGCACCCTGTTGCCCCTGCTGTCGGGCACCCGGATATTCCTTTACCCCTCGCCGCTGCATTACCGGATCATCCCCGAGGTCGCCTACGACATCAACGCCACCATCCTGTTCGGGACCAACACCTTTCTGAGCGGCTACGGCAAACATGCCCATCCTTACGATTTCTACAGCATCCGCTACGTGTTCGCCGGCGCCGAAAAGGTACAGGCCGAGACCCGCAAGCTGTGGGCCGAAAAGTTCGGCATCCGCATCATGGAAGGCTATGGCGTCACCGAAACCAGCCCGGTGCTGACGGTCAACACCCCGATGCATTACCGGGAAGGCACGGTCGGCCGCCTCATGCCGGGCATCGACTACGCCCTGGAACCGGTCGAGGGCATCGCCGACGGCGGCCGTCTGCACGTGAAAGGGCCGAACGTCATGCTCGGCTATCTCCAAGCCCACGCGCCGGCTCGGATCGAGCCGCCAGCCTCCTGCTTCGGTCCCGGCTGGTACGACACCGGCGACATCGTCAGCGTGGACGAGCACGGCTTCGTCACCATCAAGGGGCGGGCCAAGCGGTTCGCCAAGATCGGCGGAGAAATGATCTCGCTGGCGGTCATCGAAGAACTGGCGGCCAAGGTGTGGCCGGATGCGCAGCATGCCGTGATCAGCCTGCCCGACCCGCGCAAGGGCGAACAGATCGTACTGGCCACCAACCACGCTCGAGCCGAACGGACGCCGCTGTTCGAACGGGCACGGGCCGAGGGGCTGGGCGAACTCTACCTGCCCAAGCAGATCCGGATCCTGCCGGCCCTGCCGCTGCTCGGCTCCGGCAAGATCGACTACCCCTCGCTCGCGGCCCTGTTGTCGGCGGAGAACAGCGCATGA